A single window of Athene noctua chromosome 1, bAthNoc1.hap1.1, whole genome shotgun sequence DNA harbors:
- the ATP5PO gene encoding ATP synthase peripheral stalk subunit OSCP, mitochondrial, whose product MAAAAGFSLKVRQLSTSAARPVSRLVKPPIQVYGLEGRYATALYSAATKQKKLEQVEKELSRVWTLLKDPKLSSVVMNPHTKSTVKQKAVNDALAKEKMSPITVNLMNLLAENGRLRYTPDIVSAFGKIMSAYRGEVLCTVTTAQPLDDTSLTELKSALSGFLAKGEVLKLETKTDPSILGGMIVNIGEKYVDMSTRSKIQKLTKIMKETV is encoded by the exons atggcggcggcggcggggttCTCCCTGAAG GTGCGGCAGCTGAGCACGTCGGCGGCGAGGCCGGTCTCCAGGCTGGTCAAG ccccccatcCAGGTGTACGGGCTGGAAGGGCGCTACGCCACCGCGCTGTACTCCGCCGCCACCAAGCAGAAGAAGCTGGAGCAGGTggagaaggagctgagccgaGTGTGG ACTCTCTTGAAGGACCCCAAGCTATCCAGTGTTGTTATGAACCCTCACACCAAGAGCACAGTTAAACAAAAAGCTGTGAATGATGCCTTAGCAAAAGAGAAGATGTCCCCAATTACTGTCAACCTGATGA ATTTGCTTGCTGAAAATGGTCGCCTGCGTTACACGCCAGACATTGTTTCTGCCTTTGGGAAGATCATGAGCGCATACCGAGGAGAAGTGCTGTGCACAGTCACCACTGCGCAG CCCTTGGATGATACCAGCCTTACTGAGCTAAAAAGTGCTCTGAGTGGATTCTTGGCTAAGGGAGAGGTCTTGAAGCTGGAGACAAAG ACTGATCCATCAATCCTTGGTGGCATGATTGTCAATATTGGGGAGAAGTATGTGGACATGTCAACAAGGTCAAAGATCCAGAAACTCACCAAAATAATGAAAGAGACTGTCTAG